One stretch of Aquimarina sp. Aq107 DNA includes these proteins:
- a CDS encoding cytochrome c oxidase subunit II, with product MTVFLTIVVIALIGISLWQMSKILKLSQVNGADNSQVANDKDNNLQGKLMLAFVVFIYILTIFCFVQYNSFFLPESASEHGIEYDRLMLISMVLIMFVQIITQGLLHFFSYKYRGNKNNKALFFADNDKLEFIWTIIPVIVLAGLIIYGLFTWTDIMNIDEEEGDPLIIELYAYQFDWRARYSGEDNVLGKANVRFIEGVNTLGLDASDSYGMDDKIVNELHLPVNRKVIFKMRSQDVLHSAYMPFFRAQMNVVPGMITEFSYTPILTSDEMRNSEFMVEKVATINKIRREKSKQLVAAGDEALENYEFDYYLLCNKICGASHYNMQMKIVVESEEDYNAWLKTQQTFKEQLSAQASN from the coding sequence ATGACTGTATTCTTAACCATAGTAGTTATAGCACTTATAGGAATCTCCTTATGGCAGATGTCTAAAATATTGAAGTTGTCTCAAGTTAATGGAGCTGATAACTCTCAAGTAGCTAACGACAAGGATAATAACTTACAAGGTAAGTTAATGCTTGCTTTTGTTGTATTCATATATATCCTAACAATATTTTGCTTTGTTCAATATAATAGTTTTTTCCTTCCAGAATCAGCTTCTGAACACGGTATTGAATATGATAGATTAATGTTAATATCTATGGTATTGATCATGTTTGTTCAGATCATTACTCAAGGATTGTTACATTTCTTTTCATATAAGTACAGAGGAAATAAAAATAACAAAGCATTGTTTTTTGCTGATAATGATAAGTTAGAGTTTATTTGGACTATTATTCCCGTTATTGTTTTGGCAGGATTGATTATATATGGATTATTTACTTGGACTGATATTATGAATATTGACGAGGAAGAAGGTGATCCGTTAATAATAGAGTTATATGCATATCAATTTGATTGGAGAGCAAGATACTCTGGAGAAGATAATGTTTTAGGAAAAGCGAATGTTCGTTTTATCGAAGGTGTTAATACTTTAGGGCTAGATGCATCTGATTCTTATGGAATGGATGATAAAATAGTGAATGAGCTACATCTTCCTGTTAATAGAAAAGTGATCTTTAAAATGCGTTCTCAGGATGTATTGCATTCTGCCTATATGCCATTTTTTAGAGCTCAGATGAATGTAGTTCCTGGTATGATTACAGAGTTTTCATACACGCCGATATTAACTTCTGATGAAATGCGTAATAGTGAGTTTATGGTAGAAAAAGTAGCCACTATTAATAAGATTAGAAGAGAAAAGAGCAAACAATTGGTTGCGGCAGGAGATGAGGCTTTAGAGAATTACGAGTTTGATTACTATTTATTATGTAACAAGATTTGTGGTGCTTCTCATTACAATATGCAAATGAAGATTGTAGTAGAATCAGAAGAAGATTATAATGCTTGGTTAAAAACGCAACAGACGTTTAAAGAGCAATTATCTGCTCAAGCAAGTAACTAA
- a CDS encoding quinol:cytochrome C oxidoreductase, protein MYTLSSKLRLFSIILVVIGAIGLTYGFLSAPNTIEEVKEMMAAHDAHGGGHGDTQATTDSHASEGHGTETHGKEDAHGGDSHYEHTLHQLQNKPWAALYVAAFFFFMIALGVLAFYAIQFASQAGWSPVLFRVMEAITAYLVPGGIILFVILALSGFHINHLFVWADPEVVAHDKLIQGKSGWLNGTGFIFRAAIFLGGWMLYRHFAVKYSRKQDEDATGNKWYKKSFKISAGFLVFFIYTESMASWDWIMSFDPHWFSTLFGWYVFASLFVSGITTIALITIYLKSKGYMEFVNNSHIHDLAKFMFGVSIFWTYLWFSQFMLIWYSNIPEEVTYFITRIEDYKLPFFGMLVMNFIFPLLVLMNSDYKRINWFVVMAGIIILCGHYVDVFNMVMPATVGESWFIGITEISAVLMFLGLFLYVVFKALTKAPLLAKGNPYIEESKHFHY, encoded by the coding sequence ATGTATACGCTATCAAGTAAATTAAGATTATTTTCTATCATTCTTGTAGTTATAGGTGCAATAGGGTTGACTTATGGTTTCCTTTCTGCTCCAAATACTATCGAAGAGGTAAAAGAAATGATGGCAGCACACGATGCCCACGGAGGTGGTCATGGTGATACGCAGGCAACAACTGATTCACATGCGTCAGAAGGACATGGAACCGAAACACACGGTAAAGAAGATGCGCATGGTGGAGATTCACATTATGAACATACGCTACATCAACTGCAAAATAAGCCTTGGGCTGCATTATATGTAGCTGCGTTTTTCTTTTTTATGATTGCGTTAGGTGTGCTGGCGTTTTATGCGATTCAATTTGCATCACAAGCTGGCTGGTCACCTGTGCTTTTTAGAGTTATGGAAGCGATTACAGCGTATTTGGTACCTGGAGGAATCATACTATTTGTAATCTTAGCTTTATCAGGTTTCCATATAAATCATTTATTTGTTTGGGCAGATCCTGAAGTGGTAGCCCATGATAAATTAATTCAAGGTAAATCTGGTTGGTTAAATGGTACTGGTTTTATATTCAGAGCAGCTATTTTCTTAGGAGGATGGATGTTGTATCGCCATTTTGCGGTAAAGTATTCTAGAAAACAAGATGAAGATGCTACAGGAAACAAATGGTACAAGAAAAGTTTTAAAATATCAGCAGGATTCTTAGTGTTCTTTATTTATACAGAATCTATGGCTTCTTGGGATTGGATTATGAGTTTTGATCCACATTGGTTTAGTACCTTGTTTGGATGGTATGTTTTTGCAAGTTTATTTGTTTCAGGAATAACTACGATTGCATTGATTACTATTTATCTTAAGTCCAAAGGTTATATGGAATTTGTAAATAATAGTCACATTCATGATTTAGCAAAATTTATGTTCGGTGTTAGTATATTCTGGACGTATCTTTGGTTCTCTCAGTTCATGTTGATTTGGTATTCTAACATACCAGAAGAGGTAACATATTTTATAACTCGTATTGAAGATTATAAATTACCATTCTTTGGAATGTTAGTTATGAACTTTATATTCCCTTTATTAGTGCTTATGAATAGTGATTACAAACGTATTAACTGGTTTGTAGTAATGGCAGGTATTATTATTTTATGCGGACATTATGTGGATGTATTTAATATGGTAATGCCGGCTACTGTAGGTGAATCTTGGTTCATTGGTATTACAGAAATTAGTGCTGTATTAATGTTCTTAGGATTATTCTTATATGTAGTATTTAAAGCATTAACTAAGGCACCATTGTTAGCTAAAGGGAACCCTTATATTGAAGAAAGTAAACACTTTCATTATTAA
- a CDS encoding cytochrome c: MKNSLNIIVVAIMMITIVSCKKDSKPNYQYMPNMYEPVGYETYGQYGVFPGGQEAMLPAEGSIPRGWMPYDYKNAPEGYQLAKDSLRNPIRYTKENEESGKALYDIYCAICHGEKGDGKGTLVKREKILGVPSYDDVGRAITEGSIYHVMYYGINSMGSYASQTNENERWQIVQYVQKLKADLEGKTARIDTEVVSRTLEDTTHNTTEENHDNAH; the protein is encoded by the coding sequence ATGAAGAATAGTTTAAATATAATAGTAGTTGCAATAATGATGATTACAATTGTTTCTTGTAAAAAAGATTCAAAGCCTAATTATCAATATATGCCTAATATGTATGAACCTGTAGGTTACGAAACTTATGGCCAATATGGAGTTTTTCCAGGAGGTCAAGAAGCTATGTTGCCTGCGGAAGGTTCTATTCCAAGAGGTTGGATGCCTTATGATTATAAGAATGCGCCAGAAGGGTATCAGTTAGCTAAAGATTCTTTAAGAAATCCTATTCGATATACTAAGGAGAATGAGGAGAGTGGAAAAGCATTGTATGATATTTATTGTGCGATTTGCCATGGAGAAAAGGGAGATGGAAAAGGTACCTTAGTTAAAAGAGAAAAAATTCTTGGTGTTCCTAGTTACGATGATGTAGGTAGGGCAATTACTGAAGGTAGTATCTATCACGTAATGTATTATGGTATTAATTCTATGGGGTCATATGCTTCTCAAACGAATGAGAATGAACGTTGGCAGATTGTACAATATGTACAAAAGCTAAAGGCTGATCTTGAAGGAAAAACTGCCCGTATTGATACGGAAGTAGTTTCTCGGACATTAGAAGATACTACTCATAACACAACAGAAGAGAACCACGATAACGCACATTAG
- a CDS encoding DUF3341 domain-containing protein has product MASKVIHALYTDDDVLMDAVKQVRGEHYHIEEIYTPFPVHGLDKAMGLAPTRLAITSFMYGCVGLTVAITMMNFIMIEDWPQNIGGKPSFSYIENMPAFVPIMFELTVFFAAHLMVITFYMRSKLWPFKEAENPDVRTTDDHFLMEIDASHHDVDTMTSFLSNTGAVEIKVIDKQEDNH; this is encoded by the coding sequence ATGGCATCTAAAGTTATACATGCATTATATACAGATGATGATGTCCTAATGGACGCTGTGAAGCAGGTTCGAGGAGAACATTATCATATTGAAGAGATATACACACCTTTTCCTGTTCACGGTCTTGATAAAGCAATGGGATTGGCTCCTACTAGGTTAGCAATAACATCTTTTATGTATGGATGTGTTGGACTTACAGTGGCGATTACTATGATGAATTTCATTATGATAGAAGATTGGCCTCAAAATATTGGTGGTAAGCCAAGTTTTAGTTATATCGAAAATATGCCTGCGTTTGTTCCTATCATGTTCGAACTTACAGTATTTTTTGCGGCGCATTTGATGGTTATAACTTTTTATATGAGAAGTAAACTATGGCCATTTAAGGAAGCTGAAAATCCAGATGTAAGGACAACAGATGATCATTTCTTAATGGAGATAGATGCTAGTCATCACGATGTAGATACGATGACAAGTTTCTTAAGCAATACAGGAGCTGTAGAGATTAAAGTAATAGATAAGCAAGAAGATAACCATTAG